The DNA region gttattttgttattttgttattttgttattttgttattttgttattttgttattttgttattttgttattttgttattttgttattttgttattttgttattttgttattttgttattttgttattttgttattttgttattttgttattttgttattttgttattttgttattttgttattttgttattttgttattttgttattttgttattttgttattttgttattttgttattttgttattttgttattttgttattttgttattttgttattttgttattttgttattttgttattttgttattttgttattttgttattttgttattttgttattttgttattttgttattttgttattttgttattttgttattttgttattttgttattttgttattttgttattttgttattttgttattttgttattttgttattttgttattttgttattttgttattttgttattttgttatagttttttagttttttaattttttagttttttagttttttagttttttagttttttagtttttagtttttagtttttagtttttagtttttagttttttagtttttagtttttagtttttagtttttagtttttagtttttagtttttagtttttagtttttagtttttagtttttagtttttagtttttagtttttagtttttagttttttagtttttagtttttagtttttagtttttagtttttagtttttagtttttagtttttagtttttagtttttagtttttagtttttagtttttagtttttagtttttagttttttagttttttagttttttagttttttagttttttagttttttagttttttagttttttagttttttagttttttagttttttagttttttagttttttagttttttgagtttttttttgtttttgaatttttaagtttttttatttagtctTAAGTTTTTAGTGTATAAAAATCATGTGGTTTTCAGTATATCTGAAatttaatcgaaaaaacgaAAGGTCAGCAGCAACTAATTCTATACCACTATTTGTGGTAACTGACTCTATTACCGCAGTAACACACACAAGACTGGTTTACTTTTCCCATCGCACATACAGATATGGTCTGTTATCGGCGAAGTTGCTAGCCTGCTGCTAGAGTATTGGTTGCGTTTGAAACCGCGTTGAGCTCATTTCTGTCTTAAGTTCATTAATTcgtattttattgtattttttttaaatttgagcctcccatggaaatatttttttaaacacttttgaaagtttAGAACGAGGTttaatagttattttttttttgttatttacaaCGCTGCAatcttttaataataataatacataAGTACAATAAAAACAAGTAATAAAAGAAattgagaagaaaaaaagaaaaagaaacaaaaacaaatgaaagAATACTAAAGTAAACAAATAgaaagaaataaattaaaaaatataacaaaaagttcaagttcataaacaaaaaaaatcaaaaagaagtagaaacataaaatgaaaaaacaaCATGGAAAAAATGGTATTATAAAAAGGTTAATCTTTCGCATCACAACAGTTGTCTAAATGTACAAATGAGACACTCTTTCAACCACAACCGGGTTTGTTTTCTCTATCCCCAAAATCCGGCCCACTCCTCTCATTGCGGTCGTTTTTGTATGTCACTGTCACAGCCAGTCGTCCCGAACCGGTCAGTCATCGACGGACCGTGGCCAGCGCTGGACCTGCCTCTTATCTCGTGTTGCATTTACCAACTTCCAGTAACCGCCTAGACTTATCAAGTGTTTGTGTGATAAACGACCCGCAAAAGTGTTCACAAAATGGCCAGCGAACTTCCAACAGTTCTGAAGACCCTCTTCAGGTAATTTAATTCCtttctttgaaaattgttcCCCAAATTGACCTAGTTCTTTCCCCGGGGCAGCCACATCGACGCCAACAAGGCCAAATACATCGCGGCCCTGGCGGAGACGGTGGCCATCAAGTCGGTGTCCGCTTGGCCCGAGTCCCGGCCGGAGATCTTCCGCATGGTCAACTGGGTCGCGGATCGGCTCCGTACGCTTGGGGCCACCATCGAGCTGGCGGACGTCGGCAAGCAAACGCTGCCGGACGGCCGTGTCATCGATCTGCCCAACGTCATCCTGGGAACGCTCGGCAATGTAAGtttgttatcatttttttgagGGGGGATTATACCGATATGGCATACTTTGATTGATAGGGCTATTGAAACGCGATTCGAGTGGATTATGGACTCATCAGATACAATGGGAACAAGTGAATCTTAGCAACCCtcgaagaatttttaaagtttcgaATTGTCACTATCGCAAATTCAAGGCCTACTTATCTGCATCTGTGGCAAATGGTTAATGGACCATGAAAACCGCATATTTTGACGTTATCACAAAATAAAGTCTGCGGCTTAAGTCACGTTGATATAGAAATATGAGAAAGTCAGACATTGTTCATTCATTGAGTCATTCAGTCTGTTTACGACCGGGGGCTTGCAATTTGATGCGCACTTACTACCGACGTGTGTGTAACAAAGTGTACGACCAGCATAACTTCGTTCAAGTGCAAggtttctgtgtcaaatttcAATTGGACACAACGAACAAGTTTTGGAAATGCGACACTTTGGTCCCTGCTTTTGTTTGCACTTTTAATCAGCTGATAGCTTATGCAAAGCGAACAACAaatcattttgtttaatttacagCTGCTTGGACAAAGTTTTGTTTGGACTGCGATATGCCACCACCGTTCGTCCGAGTCTCTCGATCGTGTCTCTTTGGGGCGTCATCATACGGGGCCAGTCGCGGGTTCAGTGATCTCGCGTTCGCGCGAAATTTTGGCTTGCACTTTTGTCGCATGTGTTTGTTTGGCTTGCTTGCTTGAGTGGGTGCATTTAAGAGCCGCGAAGAAAGtgtgcagaaaaatgcgttttattcagttttgataaaatgaCGATGGGAGCGTGACTCTTCTTGTACATTCATtggtttatataatttttaataattaattaataaacatgatttttttcaataactttgCTCAATGTACCTATTATCCAAGTATTATCATCAtcgattttgtgttttttgtctgGAATGCGAAGCCTTTGAAAATTATCTATttactttcgattttttttttgttcacttttCAATTCGTTTAGATCACTTAACAATAAAGTTAAAGTATCTTTTGGGTAAAAGATTTAAATagcgtaacattttttttttagtaagtcATTTTAAagatttggcccgcaagctttaCAAACGGGCCGCCATTTAAAAACTTTGCACTGCTTGCCCTGctcttaaacttttttatgagtttggaatgaaaaaaagaatgactgattttaatttatcggcaatcaaatccaaacttttctcgttttaaatgaaaaaaaacaactcaaaaatctttttaaagatgtgaaaaaatattgaaattgtaaaattataaaatatattcaaatagGCCATTTCAAATATGGAGCCTTACATTTCTAAAGTggcagtttacataaggtgtgagagggatacactcttgtttacaataGTTATGTGCCCTTATGAAATGGAAGTCACGATACATTATAGATTTTTCTCTTCAAAAACatcgcaaaatagtagtttatgcaacaagttgcaaaaagaggattttttcagcacgagtcgtacatttatccaacgaggttcaccgagttggataaatacgaagagtgctgaaaaatcaagttttgcaacgagttccatacaacattttttgcaattccaaaaaatacacaatgagtgaaattttatgtaaaatttgcatgtattttgtcaataaatcgtttaaagaaaaaaaatgttgaaaagtgttacttttcgaaacaagtgctgaaaagtttaacttttcagcacccatttgagtgctgaaaagtagaacttttcagcatttattttgaaaagtgttgctattcgattctgttatttttggtacagaaaagtaggctatttcgacgttcaagaatgacaggaaaagtaagtagtttcacgacggaattgcaaaaaataatatttaactgGATAAACGGATTGATAActggattttttattaaaacaaaaaaaaactgacaaatcaattaataaatcaacattgattattttaaattaaatgtcaaaattcaaaaaaacttcaatagaaagtttttttttgcatgaacttatcgatattttcgtttttttctgaaaaatatagttataaaattttaaactaagttattttgaactttttggtaTTCCCTTTTCTTTTCCTATTCAtaccaataaacaaaaaaagattttttgtcaatGTTTCAAATAAACCATAAAATCTCATGTATTTTAAAGGtaattctttagatttttttttttttgattgttcTATTTTACTCTTATTGTAAGAAATTAATTCCATGCCTCAAGTACACCAAAAATTcggagtcgagagaatcgtttcGTTTTCTGGTATCGTATGGTATCGTATCGTTATCTGTAGATAGGAccgtttgaaaaattaatcgaGATTTCCCGTTATttttacagtagttgttcggtaactgggcgttgtttaactgggctgctttttaactgggcgctcgataactgggccgtagcccagttaaaaagcagacaaacgtcaaaaaaccaaaacaaaccgaaatgaccgaggggttaatggatgcaaaagcatgttcaataaataataaaaacttttttcaaacttttatttcatttcaagtcacaatttaaGACATATGAAAAGTAAACatcgtaaataaatttgattaacttttatttttatatttcatcagaaaaatattatgcatcggtgttcccctcgttatttttcgttcagcccagttagcgagcagcattcggtgactgggctacgttctcagcccagttaccgaacaaataCTGTATTTGACTTCTTATcactaaaaattaatttcaaaaacacgaatttttgttgtttttttttatttgttgtcccAAACAtggtattttgaatttaaaaaatgtgatttttgaaaaaaaaatctaaagcactgtcaaacacaattttgaaaatcattttttacacCGATTTCAAgctaggtgatttttttttcaaagactgtAAATCTAGagttattacttttttttttttgaaaaggtcctatagtgCCAGCCTAtagtgttttatatgtttattggaccttttataaaactctagaaatgtttttttgcaacaaaaatatgtttgggAAAATTACTGATTCATATTTCAAGGAAACTTCTTTTTCcgtttgtaaaaaattaacttatgaaattttctgctcttttcaacaaattatttttttaaaatttaaaaatattttggctGGAATGGAAAGGATTTTTTGGCATTGAGAATTAGATCaaaagtttccgagatatcgtcatttAAAAATTAGGGCTAATTAGATGAAATTCAGACAaactgattatttaaaaaaaaattacactttaGGAGACTGTAATCTCACCAAAAAAGTTAACATAAAATTGTTGGACATTTTTCCAgctctccgaaaaaaaaaataggcgcTTTTTacctcttcttctttttttgtttcaatcgaAGCAAAGTTATCAatataatagtttttttttttttctatgtaaaatacagtaaaaaaaacatacacacacaaattataagtttaaaaatgaaatgctcaaattgttGTTAATTTGCCATTTGGTTTCAGAGCAAATAcacattctgattttttttaaatattttttaatgtttttgataaAGATATACATTTTTTAGCACAAAACCTGTTTAATTTAACCCAAGAACTGTAAAATTTGACAGGCTGAttaaaattgtagttttttttgtcttatttgaGCTCAGTAACCCAAAAGTATAGTTAACAAAAGGTCAAGGGTATtatactcaaaccccgatggtttgacaccaactgttgtcaaacgaatggGGTCACAGTTTGACactccttttacacggagttcacacatactatcaaacgtttgatttgatagtgttcgtaagctccgtgtaaaaagtgatagTTCGTCTTtcactttgaccaaccaacggggttcaaactaaaaaaatgccaagcgaaaaagtgaccaaccaccgggggttgagtgtatgtaACATACATGACCAGTTTGACAAAGAACaacgttttataaaaataaatcaaaaaatctgttgggTCTGTCCAAAGACTCGATTTTTATCTATGCTTTCATTTGTGATAAGATAATAAACTGCTTGAAAATAATCAACATTTGATTTGTATGTTAGTTTTAAGAATGCTGACGTCCCCATAAAACCAATTGAGtgcatttcaaaacaatggattaTCTCAACGGCATGCATTCTTATCTTATCAGCTTCTGCTATGTGAATGTACTTTTGCTTTCTGTTGAACTTGAATCTAAAGCTTGCACTCTTGAGCTAACAATTCTTATCGATTGTTCAAATATGCTAAATTCTCTATTATGAAATAACATTGCAGGACCCCGCCAAGAAAACCGTCGTCCTGTACGGCCATCTGGACGTCCAACCGGCCCTGCTCGAGGACGGCTGGGACTCGGAACCGTTCGTGCTGACCGAGCGCGACGGCAAGCTGTACGGGCGCGGTGCCAGCGACGACAAGGGCCCGGTGCTCGGGTGGATCCACGCCATCGAGGCGTTCCAGGCGATCGGGGAGCCGGTGCCGGTGAATCTGAAGTTTGTGTTCGAGGGCATGGAGGAGAGCGGGAGTGAGGGATTGGACGAATTGCTGTTCAAGCGGAAGGATGACTTCTTGTCGGGGGTTGATTACGTCTGCATTTCGGACAACTACTGGCTGGGGACGGACAAGCCTTGTATTACGTATGGACTGCGGGGAATCTGCTACTTTGACGTGCAGGTTGGATGCGCTGGGAAGGATCTGCACAGTGGCGTGTTTGGAGGAACTGTTTATGAGGCCATGAACGACTTGGTTTATCTGCTGGGGACGCTGGCGGACAAGGAGGGTAAGATCTTGATTCCGAACGTGTACAAGGAGGTCGCTCCGCTGTTGCCGAATGAGCAGGAGATGTACGACGCGATCGACTTTGACGTGGATAGCTATCGGGACCAGTTGGGGGCGACCCAGCTGCAGCACAAGGAGGACAAAACGAAGATCCTGATGCACCGCTGGCGTCAACCGAGTCTGTCCATTCACGGTATTGAGGGTGCGTTCTATGAACCGGGACAGAAGACGGTCATTCCGAAGAAGGTCATCGGCAAGTTCTCGATTCGAATTGTGCCCGATCAAACGCCGGAACTGATTGAGAAGTACGTGAGCGATTACCTTACGGCCAAGTGGGCGGAACGTGGTTCACCGAACAGCTTCGCCGTGCGAATGGCCCATGGAGGCAAGCCCTGGACGGAGGACCCGAATCATCCGCATTACCAGGCGGCCCGTGATGCTACCAAGCACGTGTACAAAGTCGATCCGGACATGACGCGCGAGGGCGGTTCCATTCCGGTGACGTTGACGCTGCAGCAGACCACGGGCAAGAACGTGCTGCTGTTGCCGATGGGCGCCTCGGACGACGGAGCTCACTCGCAGAACGAGAAGATTGACGTCCGCAATTACATCGAGGGGGTGAGTAGAGTTAAATTTTGAAGGTTacttaattttgataattgtttCATTTGACAGACCAAACTGCTGGGAGCCTACCTGTACGAAGTGTCCAAGATCAACTGAAAGAATAATCTGCTGTGCGGTATAACCATCACGAAATACACATCACCTATTGTTCTAAACAACCACCCCCGGAAGTCATCACTCAATACTAAAAACACTCCGAAAGTATCCCTTCCAAGCACAATCTTTATTTAGGTTAGGAAATTGACCAACAACAACGACTACCGGAGAGAACAGAACATAAATGGAAAGAGGCCGTCCGTCTATGACCACGAATCGCCGTACTTGTTCTTCATCTGGGGCTGGCTCGGCTGTTGCGGCTGCTCGACCCTAGCTGCGCGTTCCGCTTCGCGCCTGATCTGCGGCTGCGTTTCCTCCGGAATCGGGGGCGCCCGGTACGGCGTCTGCTGCCGGCGGATGTAATCTTCCCGATTCTGGCGGCGCAACTCCTCGTACGACTTGGTCACCGGGGGACTCGGCGGAAGCTGGAGATCTTCGTCCAGCTGGCGGCTTGCTGGAAGGAGAAATGCAATGATCAGCGTCAGAAGATCGTTTTAGTGGATTGCGGACTGGATTTCGTTATGTATGATCCTCAACATCATGACacggaaagggatttggaataaggaaaaatctccacggtaaCCCGCAAAAACTTACAATCAATCGTTGGCCGCTCGTTGTCGTCCAGTCCGGCGTACTGCGGCACGTGGACGTCCAGGTTGAAGTCCCGCCGGTAGTGATCCCCGGTGATGGTATCGCTCGGCGTGGTCGGTCCAAACGGAGACAGCATGCTGCCGGCGCCGAGGCTCTGATCGGGAAGTCTAgaaaaaaagttctttgaaCACCCTACCAAATCTTCACCAAAGATCTACAAACGTACAATCGCTCGACGCCCGCCGTGCCGCCCTGGCGCCGCTGCCGGATGATGTCGGCGAGGCGCGAGTTGGGCAGCCGCATGATCTTGTCGGCACATTTGCTCTGGTAGCTCAGCTTGCCCAGGAAGTACCCGAACGTGACCCCGATGAAGACCTTCGGACCCGCGCCGAAGCGAGCACCGGCCTGGAATGAAAGCGGGGAGAATCTTCTGTTAACGATTTGTTCAGTCAAAGCTGTATGAATGGTTGACCTGTTTGTACCTTAAAATCTACCAACACGCTAGATGATCTGCGCTCGTAACCACCAGTATCGACCCGACTAGCTAATGTATGGCTCCAACACTTCCCACGACCGTTACGTTTGAGCGTTATTCTAGGATATTTACGTTTAATAGTTTGCTTGTTCTTCCGCGAGGCTAACCAATAACAACGACAATGCACGGGAAATAGAGATTCATCACAGTTTGTAGTAGTAAATTTGGCAAAGTGACGGTCGTCGTGACGTTATTGCTCGTCCGGGGTCGGCTGGTGCTCGCGGACGTACTCCTTCGGGAAGAATCCCACCTTTTCGAGCGTTTTGCCGCGCCACCAGCCCTTGCTGTCGCCCTCCTTGCCGATGATTACGACGTGACAGCCCTGCTTCAGCGGTAACTGGTTCGACTCGGTAGGGGAAAAGTCGTACAGCGCCGTGGCGATGACCTCCTTGTACGGCCACTGCAGCGTCTGGTTAAGTCCGGCAAAGTTCTCGCCCAAATCGTTCCGCTCGTAGAACGACACCAGCTCGACGATCGTCTTAAAGTGTCTCCGCGTTGATAAATAGTACAGAACCATTAAATTGTCCTGCTTTTTGTATATCTTCATGTGCTTTATAACCTTACTATCTGTTTTCAAACTTAACGCATAAATCGTCTCGTACGAGTTCGATGCACCTTGTGGACGGACCCGTAGCAGATACGTGCCACTTTTCTTCTTCTCCAGCTTGTGCGTTGCAGCGTCCCGATCCATC from Culex quinquefasciatus strain JHB chromosome 3, VPISU_Cqui_1.0_pri_paternal, whole genome shotgun sequence includes:
- the LOC6050945 gene encoding cytosolic non-specific dipeptidase encodes the protein MASELPTVLKTLFSHIDANKAKYIAALAETVAIKSVSAWPESRPEIFRMVNWVADRLRTLGATIELADVGKQTLPDGRVIDLPNVILGTLGNDPAKKTVVLYGHLDVQPALLEDGWDSEPFVLTERDGKLYGRGASDDKGPVLGWIHAIEAFQAIGEPVPVNLKFVFEGMEESGSEGLDELLFKRKDDFLSGVDYVCISDNYWLGTDKPCITYGLRGICYFDVQVGCAGKDLHSGVFGGTVYEAMNDLVYLLGTLADKEGKILIPNVYKEVAPLLPNEQEMYDAIDFDVDSYRDQLGATQLQHKEDKTKILMHRWRQPSLSIHGIEGAFYEPGQKTVIPKKVIGKFSIRIVPDQTPELIEKYVSDYLTAKWAERGSPNSFAVRMAHGGKPWTEDPNHPHYQAARDATKHVYKVDPDMTREGGSIPVTLTLQQTTGKNVLLLPMGASDDGAHSQNEKIDVRNYIEGTKLLGAYLYEVSKIN
- the LOC6050944 gene encoding OCIA domain-containing protein 1; amino-acid sequence: MDRTEPFQQPNFQEQQRNALNYQFSPEELKVLQECNREAFFQRSLPLGTVFGLGTYYAVQRGLLKAGARFGAGPKVFIGVTFGYFLGKLSYQSKCADKIMRLPNSRLADIIRQRRQGGTAGVERLLPDQSLGAGSMLSPFGPTTPSDTITGDHYRRDFNLDVHVPQYAGLDDNERPTIDSSRQLDEDLQLPPSPPVTKSYEELRRQNREDYIRRQQTPYRAPPIPEETQPQIRREAERAARVEQPQQPSQPQMKNKYGDSWS